One part of the Nymphaea colorata isolate Beijing-Zhang1983 unplaced genomic scaffold, ASM883128v2 scaffold0506, whole genome shotgun sequence genome encodes these proteins:
- the LOC116245094 gene encoding uncharacterized protein LOC116245094 codes for MKAIFVSLLIVAALSVKLNVPGNPVINDLNNFFTLSTQQAQGAVTYSCQGLPLGFILNGNQLTYAGNAAIQGQFPVKVTVTDANGQTDTQVILLNVNFSGKGSVTYPSTASYQAVNGALNKISTVSISDSSSGTGSSTSSSSSSSSTASSSTSSSSSSSSSASSSPASPASDSTSGAQILSVNGVNYNFGNSLSLNLNANTGGVTIGTIPSTSTTSTSSDINSLVSQYSQNGSTITTTTQTISSYPTVVVTGTLPNAVPNTQVLQIATGQSPLGNQAINTLSEYDRNITDLFNQQTQVSQTIANLLEIIRQVTANRQKAQTDVNTFTASLNTAVNNQQNISLTITQEEGKTQGIQSAITGATAQLDSLNTQIGKVNGQINAAKASGLALTQQLSVALNNQNGIKSQITTVTNNIATITSSLQSQSQTCSQANQAIIILKGNITALQNSIAGIDERVAGIDNDISGYNAQIAALQQQINALNGKIAQANTDKQTLINLKFTVPQQVANINAQIAAQQANCQNTYTPADLTAANTQLTTLQQQLVNANNLGDGISANITAVKGQLTDLLNQNSQLQQQVSKTQSDINALKQQLPIQQSSLSRLYLQGNQALQLVQSTNSSLQAAVARYQRESAALTAANLQLQHARTQQQQLSQKINLIVQENSAGLPFPSAPAPCGLNRQLAQINNIDSISLYLLLAYGSGLDFSPLSGFSSLRQLYSFASSSNFRSNCPDLILSGSSA; via the coding sequence ATGAAGGCCATTTTTGTCTCCTTGCTGATAGTGGCAGCACTGTCAGTCAAACTCAACGTTCCAGGTAACCCAGTCATCAACGACCTAAACAACTTTTTCACCCTTTCTACCCAGCAGGCTCAGGGAGCCGTCACATATTCCTGCCAGGGATTGCCCCTGGGATTCATCCTCAATGGCAACCAACTCACCTACGCCGGAAACGCCGCCATCCAGGGCCAATTCCCCGTGAAAGTGACAGTTACCGACGCCAACGGACAGACCGACACCCAAGTCATCCTGCTGAATGTTAACTTCAGCGGGAAGGGATCAGTGACCTATCCCTCCACAGCCAGCTACCAAGCCGTCAACGGAGCGCTAAACAAGATTTCAACCGTCTCGATCTCTGACTCTTCTTCGGGAACTGGCTCATCCacctcatcatcttcatcatccaGCTCTACCGCCAGCAGTTCCACATCATCCTCAAGTTCATCGTCATCCTCCGCTTCCTCCTCACCTGCCTCACCAGCCTCAGATTCGACTTCTGGAGCTCAAATCCTGTCGGTCAACGGAGTCAACTATAATTTTGGCAATTCACtaagcttgaatctgaatgcCAACACAGGAGGAGTCACCATTGGAACCATTCCTTCCACATCCACCACCTCTACATCTTCTGACATCAACAGCCTGGTCAGCCAGTACAGCCAAAATGGATCGACAATCACCACCACTACCCAGACAATTAGCTCATATCCTACCGTTGTGGTCACTGGAACTCTTCCCAACGCAGTTCCAAACACCCAAGTGCTCCAAATCGCAACTGGACAATCTCCCCTTGGAAACCAGGCAATCAATACTCTTTCAGAGTACGATCGCAACATCACTGACCTCTTCAACCAACAGACCCAAGTCAGCCAGACCATAGCTAATTTGCTAGAGATCATCAGACAAGTGACTGCCAACAGACAAAAAGCCCAAACAGACGTGAATACCTTCACTGCCTCACTCAATACTGCTGTAAACAACCAACAAAATATTTCACTTACTATCAcccaagaagaaggaaaaactcAAGGCATCCAATCGGCCATTACTGGAGCCACTGCACAGCTCGATTCACTCAATACTCAAATTGGCAAGGTTAATGGGCAAATTAACGCTGCTAAGGCCAGTGGTCTTGCTCTTACTCAGCAATTGAGCGTGGCTTTAAATAACCAGAACGGAATTAAGAGTCAAATCACTACCGTTACCAACAACATCGCCACCATCACTTCCAGCCTCCAGTCTCAATCCCAGACCTGCTCGCAAGCCAACCAAGCCATCATCATTCTGAAGGGTAACATCACTGCTCTCCAAAACAGCATCGCTGGCATCGACGAGCGCGTGGCTGGAATCGACAATGACATTTCAGGATACAATGCGCAGATTGCTGCTCTCCAGCAGCAGATCAACGCCCTCAACGGTAAGATTGCCCAGGCAAACACAGACAAACAGACCCTTATCAACCTCAAATTCACCGTCCCGCAACAGGTTGCCAACATCAATGCTCAGATCGCAGCTCAACAGGCCAACTGCCAGAACACCTACACTCCTGCCGACCTCACTGCTGCCAATACCCAACTCACCACCCTCCAGCAGCAGCTCGTGAATGCCAACAACCTTGGAGACGGCATCAGTGCTAACATCACAGCAGTAAAGGGGCAACTCACCGACCTGCTCAACCAGAATTCTCAACTTCAGCAGCAAGTCAGTAAGACTCAAAGCGACATCAACGCTCTCAAGCAGCAACTCCCTATCCAACAGTCCTCCCTCAGTAGGCTTTATCTTCAGGGCAATCAGGCCTTACAGTTAGTGCAATCTACTAACTCTTCACTCCAGGCAGCAGTAGCCCGCTATCAGAGAGAAAGCGCAGCGCTTACTGCAGCTAACTTACAACTGCAGCATGCTCGCACCCAACAGCAGCAACTAAGCCAGAAGATCAACTTAATCGTTCAGGAAAATTCTGCGGGATTGCCCTTCCCATCAGCTCCTGCCCCTTGCGGTCTCAATAGGCAACTGGCACAAATAAACAATATAGACTCCATATCGCTCTACCTTCTCTTGGCATATGGATCTGGGCTTGATTTCAGTCCCCTCAGCGGTTTCTCCAGCCTGAGGCAACTCTACAGTTTCGCCAGTAGTTCTAACTTCCGTTCGAACTGTCCCGACTTAATCCTTTCCGGATCATCTGCTTAG